One window of Halorarum salinum genomic DNA carries:
- a CDS encoding Gfo/Idh/MocA family protein, translated as MTEPLAAGVLGVGSMGRNHARVYSELPDVDLVGVSDLDESAARSVANDYGTVARGTDELLAAADLVSVAVPTAAHPSVLDGCIDAGVHALVEKPYVNDVPRGRELARRARDAGLVLQVGHIERFNPAVRALADVVPNVEVLAVDAQRLGPPRDREVADSAVFDLMIHDIDVVCALLDGAPTSVTASGAADGHYTAATCEFDDGVVASFTASRVTQRKVRTLGITARECRIHVDYMDQSVEIHRHTAPAYIEDDGAVRERVESVVERPIVENGEPLKAELESFAASVRHGTEPVVTAEDGLRAVEVARRIDDVSADRAERETEVVS; from the coding sequence ATGACCGAGCCACTCGCCGCCGGCGTCCTCGGCGTCGGCAGCATGGGTCGAAACCACGCCCGGGTGTACAGCGAACTCCCGGACGTGGACCTCGTCGGCGTCTCCGACCTCGACGAGTCCGCCGCCCGCTCGGTCGCGAACGACTACGGCACGGTCGCCCGCGGGACCGACGAGCTGCTCGCGGCCGCCGACCTGGTCTCCGTCGCGGTCCCGACGGCCGCACATCCGTCGGTGCTCGACGGCTGTATCGACGCCGGCGTCCACGCGCTGGTCGAGAAGCCGTACGTGAACGACGTCCCGCGCGGGCGGGAGCTCGCGCGCCGGGCCCGCGACGCGGGGCTCGTGCTCCAGGTCGGACACATCGAGCGGTTCAACCCCGCGGTCCGGGCGCTCGCCGACGTCGTCCCGAACGTCGAGGTGCTCGCGGTCGACGCCCAGCGGCTCGGCCCGCCGCGGGACCGCGAGGTGGCAGACTCGGCCGTCTTCGACCTGATGATCCACGACATCGACGTGGTGTGTGCGCTGCTGGACGGCGCCCCGACCTCGGTGACCGCGTCCGGCGCCGCGGACGGCCACTACACGGCCGCCACCTGCGAGTTCGACGACGGCGTCGTCGCCTCGTTCACGGCGAGCCGCGTCACCCAGCGGAAGGTGCGGACCCTCGGCATCACCGCGCGCGAGTGCCGCATCCACGTGGACTACATGGACCAGTCCGTGGAGATCCACCGCCACACGGCGCCGGCGTACATCGAGGACGACGGCGCGGTGCGCGAGCGGGTCGAGAGCGTCGTCGAGCGGCCCATCGTCGAGAACGGCGAGCCGCTGAAGGCGGAGCTGGAGTCGTTCGCCGCCTCGGTCCGGCACGGGACAGAACCCGTCGTCACGGCCGAGGACGGCCTCCGCGCCGTCGAGGTCGCCCGCCGGATCGACGACGTCTCCGCCGACCGCGCCGAGCGGGAGACGGAGGTGGTCTCGTGA
- a CDS encoding DegT/DnrJ/EryC1/StrS family aminotransferase, with the protein MIPIANPQVGEEEHEGVERVLESGQLADGEEVRRFEDEFAGFCGADHGVATTNGTTALHAAFEALGVGGGDAVVTTPFSFVASANAIRLAGAEPVFADVDPTTFTLDPREVERVVRERDDVAAILAVHLYGLPAEMDRLREIADEHDLALVEDAAQAHGAEYDRRRVGTLGDAACFSFYPTKNMTTGEGGMVTTDRADLADRVARFADHGRVSGYEHAEVGHNFRMTSLCAAIGRAQLPKLVDWTIARRGNAAYLSKRLDDAGVVTPHEPPGSRHVYHQYTVRSDDRDGLRDHLEDAGVGTGVYYPTPIHRQPAYGGVDADCPVAERAAEQVLSLPVHPGLSTDDLRRVADAVEAYAPETNAEVAAETGRKSA; encoded by the coding sequence ATGATCCCCATCGCGAACCCACAGGTCGGGGAGGAGGAGCACGAGGGCGTCGAGCGCGTGCTCGAGAGCGGCCAGCTGGCGGACGGCGAGGAGGTCCGCCGCTTCGAGGACGAGTTCGCCGGCTTCTGCGGGGCGGACCACGGCGTCGCGACGACGAACGGCACGACCGCGCTCCACGCGGCCTTCGAGGCGCTCGGCGTCGGCGGGGGCGACGCGGTCGTGACGACGCCGTTCTCGTTCGTCGCGAGCGCGAACGCGATCCGGCTCGCGGGCGCGGAACCCGTCTTCGCGGACGTCGACCCCACGACGTTCACGCTCGACCCGCGCGAGGTCGAGCGGGTCGTCCGCGAGCGCGACGACGTCGCGGCGATCCTCGCGGTCCACCTCTACGGGCTCCCCGCCGAGATGGACCGTCTCCGCGAGATCGCCGACGAGCACGACCTCGCGCTCGTCGAGGACGCCGCACAGGCCCACGGCGCCGAGTACGACCGGCGGCGCGTCGGCACGCTGGGCGACGCGGCCTGCTTCTCGTTCTACCCGACGAAGAACATGACGACGGGGGAGGGCGGGATGGTGACGACCGACCGGGCCGACCTGGCCGACCGGGTCGCCCGCTTCGCCGACCACGGCCGCGTCTCGGGGTACGAGCACGCCGAGGTCGGCCACAACTTCCGGATGACGAGCCTCTGTGCGGCCATCGGCCGGGCGCAGCTCCCGAAGCTCGTCGACTGGACCATCGCGCGCCGGGGGAACGCCGCCTACCTCTCGAAGCGGCTCGACGACGCCGGCGTCGTCACCCCCCACGAGCCCCCGGGGTCCCGGCACGTCTACCACCAGTACACCGTTCGCTCCGACGACCGCGACGGCCTCCGCGACCACCTCGAGGACGCGGGCGTCGGCACGGGCGTCTACTACCCGACCCCCATCCACCGACAGCCCGCCTACGGGGGCGTCGACGCCGACTGCCCGGTCGCCGAGCGCGCCGCCGAGCAGGTGCTCTCGCTGCCGGTCCACCCGGGGCTCTCGACCGACGACCTCCGACGGGTCGCCGACGCGGTCGAGGCGTACGCCCCCGAGACGAACGCGGAGGTCGCGGCCGAGACCGGCCGCAAGAGCGCATGA
- a CDS encoding acyltransferase, whose protein sequence is MTLGDPDGSMPTIGRGATIRRGTVVYGDVTVGEGFTTGHDALVREDTVIGDGVLVGTRAVIDGGSTVGDEVSIQTGAYLPTNTTVGDRVFVGPGAVLTNDDYPLRQEVDLEGPTLEDDATVGANATVLPGVTVGERAFVAAGAVVTEDVPADTLAVGAPAEHQPLPERLQGGNTVR, encoded by the coding sequence GTGACCCTCGGGGACCCCGACGGGTCGATGCCGACCATCGGGCGCGGGGCGACCATCCGCCGGGGCACCGTCGTCTACGGCGACGTGACCGTCGGCGAGGGGTTCACCACCGGCCACGACGCGCTGGTCCGCGAGGACACGGTCATCGGCGACGGCGTGCTCGTGGGAACCCGCGCGGTCATCGACGGCGGGTCGACCGTCGGCGACGAGGTGAGCATCCAGACCGGCGCGTACCTCCCGACGAACACCACGGTCGGCGACCGCGTGTTCGTCGGCCCGGGCGCGGTGCTCACGAACGACGACTACCCGCTGCGCCAGGAGGTCGACCTCGAGGGACCGACCCTCGAGGACGACGCGACCGTCGGCGCGAACGCGACCGTCCTCCCGGGCGTCACGGTGGGCGAGCGCGCGTTCGTCGCCGCCGGCGCGGTCGTCACGGAGGACGTGCCCGCGGACACGCTGGCCGTCGGGGCGCCCGCCGAACACCAGCCGCTCCCCGAGCGGCTGCAAGGGGGAAACACGGTCCGATGA